Within Kineothrix sp. MB12-C1, the genomic segment TTTATGGATCAAATCCAAATCAAGGGGCGGTGCGGCAAGCTGCTCTGTTTCCTCCAGCCCGTTGATGCTCACATCCAAACGGCTTGTCCGATTTTCATGTGTGACTTGCTCATGATAAATTTCATCTGACAAGGCTTTCAGCTCCAAAAAGTCCTGTGCTGTCTTGCCGGGGTTCTCCGCAAGGTAGTCCTCCAGCGTGATTTCTACAATGCGGTCTGCGAAACGGTAAACAATACCCCCGCTGAATTTATTTAGGGCATAATCACTGTCCTTATAATTCTTCATGTTCCTTTCCTCCGATCTGTTTTCTAAAATGCGAAAACAGATCGGAGGGTGGGGAACGGCAACGTGGGTTCGACACGCTTATATAGGAAACGACATCTTCTTTTTGATGTTGTATCATAAAAGTTGACACCCTATTCTCAAGGACTTTGATATATAATCATAATCAATACGAGAACAGGAGAAACAACCTATGGCACAAAATCAAAAATCTTATGACAATGAATTTAAAGCACAAGCTGTAAAACTTG encodes:
- a CDS encoding sigma factor-like helix-turn-helix DNA-binding protein; its protein translation is MKNYKDSDYALNKFSGGIVYRFADRIVEITLEDYLAENPGKTAQDFLELKALSDEIYHEQVTHENRTSRLDVSINGLEETEQLAAPPLDLDLIHKSDTTKAKDAARRLLDSGKLTEIQRRRFILHFFQGLSTRQIARMESVKQHSVWMSLQWSAKKLKIFFDE